One stretch of Planctomycetota bacterium DNA includes these proteins:
- the recA gene encoding recombinase RecA encodes MPAPRDERRAEALKTALAQIEKQFGRGSIMRLGADTRLDVEGITTGSLALDLALGGKGIPRGRVTEVFGPEGSGKTTLCLTVIANAQKAGGTALFIDAEHALDPAYAAKLGVNLEELLLNQPDSGEQALEIADMMVRSSGLDVIVIDSVAALVPRAELEGEMGDQHVGLQARLMSQALRKLTASVAKSKTALIFINQIREKVGVMFGNPETTPGGRALKFYSSVRIDVRRIGHLKDGEAEIGTRVKAHIVKNKIAPPFKKAEFDMLFASGISYEGDLLDLGEEHQVLERSGGWYSFKGEKLDNGREKCRQMLRARPDLALRIENEIRAKLGVEPRRAPGATAAPSGAASEAKPPARTEKHDDEKKPARK; translated from the coding sequence ATCCCGGCCCCTCGCGATGAGCGCCGCGCGGAAGCCCTGAAGACGGCCCTGGCGCAAATCGAAAAACAGTTCGGCCGGGGTTCCATCATGCGGCTGGGGGCGGATACCCGGCTGGACGTCGAAGGGATCACCACGGGATCGCTCGCGCTCGATCTGGCGCTTGGGGGCAAAGGCATTCCCCGCGGGCGCGTCACGGAGGTCTTCGGCCCCGAAGGCTCCGGCAAGACGACCCTCTGTCTCACCGTCATCGCCAACGCCCAGAAGGCGGGCGGGACGGCCCTCTTCATCGATGCGGAGCACGCGCTGGACCCGGCCTACGCCGCCAAGCTCGGCGTCAACCTCGAGGAGCTCCTCCTCAACCAGCCCGACAGCGGCGAGCAGGCCCTCGAGATCGCCGACATGATGGTCCGCTCCTCGGGTCTCGACGTCATCGTCATCGACTCCGTCGCCGCGCTGGTGCCGCGCGCGGAGCTCGAAGGCGAGATGGGCGACCAGCACGTGGGTCTCCAGGCACGCCTCATGAGCCAGGCGCTCCGCAAACTCACCGCCAGCGTCGCCAAATCGAAGACCGCTCTCATCTTCATCAACCAGATCCGCGAGAAGGTCGGAGTCATGTTCGGGAACCCCGAAACGACGCCGGGCGGCCGGGCGCTCAAGTTCTACTCCAGCGTCCGCATCGACGTTCGCCGCATCGGCCACCTCAAGGACGGCGAGGCCGAAATCGGCACCCGCGTGAAGGCGCACATCGTCAAGAACAAGATCGCCCCGCCCTTCAAGAAAGCGGAGTTCGACATGCTCTTCGCCAGCGGCATTTCCTACGAGGGCGATCTCCTGGATCTCGGCGAAGAGCACCAGGTGCTGGAACGCTCCGGCGGGTGGTACTCCTTCAAAGGGGAGAAGCTCGATAACGGCCGCGAAAAGTGCCGGCAGATGCTTCGGGCCCGGCCCGATCTGGCGCTCAGGATCGAAAACGAGATCCGCGCCAAGCTCGGCGTGGAGCCCCGGCGGGCCCCGGGCGCCACGGCAGCCCCTTCCGGCGCGGCTTCTGAAGCCAAACCGCCGGCCCGGACCGAAAAGCACGACGACGAAAAGAAGCCCGCTCGAAAGTAA
- a CDS encoding sigma 54-interacting transcriptional regulator, producing MPYLVVRESGSERTVPITGPEVLIGRSRQNHVKLMTEQASRQHCRLMRSPQGGYRLIDGNSSNGTFVNGERVSEKDLADGDVITVGQATIVFRAGEPSKPVPRLPDPGALRLPLEDRNVRLLLQTVVNAASCQDLDAFLRDVVDDAVEIAQAERGVLFVPDAGGRLKPLVARDQARRPLGELVGISRSIPQQVYERRRSIFVLDTETAEEVRSESVELYHLRTVMCAPLKVGERLLGVLYVDSHAKAREYSATDLAIFEAVTNYLALTMENVRAAQEAQQRVEERRLALERENAVLRAALERRKHLIGECPAMKALYETVRKVAPTDATVLVLGESGTGKEAIAHVLHDLSPRSAAPFVVIDCAAIPETLLESELFGYEKGAFTGATSQKPGKLEMAQGGTVFLDEIGELSLNLQVKLLRALEQRVIHRVGGLEPVPIDVRLVAATNRNLEEMVRQGKFRQDLYFRLNVVSVVLPPLRERGDDVILLAEHFLREAAAAAGRSIKSFSEEARAALKAHRWEGNVRELKHRVEQAVILTNNLYISIEDLNLAGAAGAFRSLEEARDHWEKSYITQALALHEFNVTHTARALGISRQHLQNLIKKHGISRVSDTLEAEPVIPEPPPAK from the coding sequence ATGCCCTACCTCGTCGTGCGGGAATCGGGGTCCGAGCGCACCGTCCCGATCACGGGGCCGGAGGTGCTCATCGGCCGCTCGCGCCAAAATCACGTCAAACTCATGACCGAGCAGGCCAGCCGGCAGCACTGCCGGCTCATGCGCTCTCCGCAGGGAGGGTACCGGCTGATCGACGGCAACTCCTCCAACGGGACCTTCGTCAACGGCGAGCGCGTCTCGGAGAAAGATCTGGCCGATGGAGACGTCATCACCGTGGGTCAGGCCACGATCGTCTTCCGGGCCGGGGAACCCTCCAAGCCGGTTCCGCGGCTTCCGGATCCGGGAGCGCTCCGGCTGCCGCTGGAGGACCGAAACGTGCGGCTCCTCCTGCAGACGGTGGTCAATGCCGCCTCCTGTCAGGATCTGGACGCGTTCCTGCGCGACGTCGTGGACGACGCGGTCGAGATCGCGCAGGCGGAGCGGGGCGTGCTTTTCGTGCCGGATGCCGGGGGGCGTCTCAAGCCGCTGGTGGCGCGGGATCAGGCGCGCCGGCCGCTCGGGGAGCTCGTGGGGATCAGCCGATCGATCCCGCAGCAGGTCTACGAGCGGCGCCGCTCGATCTTCGTTCTCGACACGGAAACGGCGGAGGAGGTGCGCTCGGAGAGCGTGGAGCTTTACCACCTGCGGACGGTGATGTGCGCGCCGCTGAAGGTCGGCGAGCGGCTCCTGGGCGTGCTCTACGTGGACAGCCACGCCAAGGCGCGCGAGTACAGCGCGACGGATCTGGCGATCTTCGAGGCGGTGACGAACTATCTGGCCCTCACGATGGAGAACGTGCGGGCCGCGCAGGAAGCCCAGCAGCGGGTCGAGGAGCGCCGCCTGGCCCTGGAGCGGGAAAACGCCGTTCTGCGGGCGGCCCTGGAGCGGCGCAAACACCTCATCGGCGAGTGTCCCGCGATGAAGGCGCTCTACGAGACGGTCCGCAAGGTCGCCCCCACGGACGCCACGGTTCTCGTTCTGGGCGAGAGCGGCACCGGAAAGGAGGCCATCGCGCACGTTCTGCACGACCTTTCGCCGCGTTCGGCGGCCCCCTTTGTGGTGATCGACTGCGCGGCGATTCCGGAGACGCTTCTGGAAAGCGAGCTTTTCGGTTACGAGAAGGGGGCCTTCACCGGCGCCACGTCCCAGAAGCCCGGCAAGCTCGAAATGGCGCAGGGCGGGACGGTGTTTCTGGACGAGATCGGGGAACTATCGCTCAACCTCCAGGTGAAGCTCCTGCGGGCCCTCGAACAGAGGGTGATTCATCGGGTGGGGGGTCTTGAGCCCGTGCCCATCGACGTACGCCTCGTGGCGGCGACGAACCGGAACCTGGAAGAGATGGTGCGTCAGGGGAAGTTCCGGCAGGACCTTTATTTCCGGTTGAATGTGGTGTCGGTGGTGTTGCCGCCCCTTCGGGAACGGGGCGACGACGTGATACTTCTGGCGGAACATTTCCTCCGGGAAGCCGCCGCCGCGGCCGGCCGGTCCATCAAGAGCTTCAGCGAAGAAGCGCGGGCGGCGCTCAAAGCCCACCGGTGGGAGGGCAACGTCCGTGAGCTCAAGCACCGGGTCGAGCAGGCGGTCATCTTAACGAATAACCTTTACATTTCTATTGAGGACCTCAACCTGGCGGGCGCCGCAGGAGCGTTCCGAAGTCTTGAGGAAGCCCGGGACCACTGGGAGAAAAGCTACATCACCCAAGCCCTTGCGCTCCATGAGTTTAACGTGACCCACACAGCCAGGGCGCTCGGAATCTCTCGCCAACACCTTCAGAACCTCATCAAGAAACACGGGATCAGTCGAGTTTCGGACACGCTCGAGGCGGAGCCTGTTATTCCCGAACCACCCCCGGCGAAGTGA
- a CDS encoding HAD family hydrolase, with product MPARPARPAEITHLFFDAGNTLVYVNMEVVAETLARLGLRAEPAELWRAEHRARRIVDDPAVIRGSTDRTRWALYFAAILREWGLRDSGRLRRALGILEARHARANLWEVVPPEVPPALDRLRRRFRLAVISNSNGTVRRKLAQVGLLPYFDLVVDSHEEGIEKPDPRIFRLALERLRASPGRAVHVGDFYHIDVVGARAAGVRPVLLDPGDTHGDKPVRRLRSVAELPACVDGRSPVPI from the coding sequence ATGCCCGCCCGACCGGCCCGCCCCGCCGAGATCACGCATCTCTTTTTCGATGCGGGCAACACTCTCGTCTACGTGAACATGGAGGTCGTGGCGGAAACGCTCGCCCGCCTGGGGCTGCGCGCGGAGCCGGCGGAGCTTTGGCGCGCGGAACACCGCGCGCGGAGGATCGTGGACGATCCCGCGGTGATCCGGGGAAGCACGGACCGGACGCGCTGGGCGCTCTACTTCGCCGCGATCCTCAGGGAGTGGGGCCTGCGCGACTCCGGGCGCCTCCGGCGGGCGCTCGGGATCCTCGAAGCCCGGCACGCCCGCGCGAACCTCTGGGAGGTCGTCCCGCCGGAGGTGCCCCCCGCGCTCGACCGGCTCCGGCGGCGGTTCCGCCTGGCGGTGATTTCCAACTCCAACGGCACGGTCCGCCGCAAGCTCGCCCAGGTGGGCCTCCTGCCGTACTTCGATCTCGTCGTCGATTCCCACGAGGAAGGAATCGAAAAGCCCGATCCGCGGATTTTCCGCCTGGCGCTCGAACGCCTTCGTGCGTCGCCGGGGCGGGCGGTCCACGTGGGCGACTTCTACCACATCGACGTCGTCGGGGCGCGTGCGGCGGGCGTGCGGCCGGTGCTTCTGGATCCCGGGGACACCCACGGGGACAAGCCCGTCCGCCGCCTCCGGAGCGTCGCCGAGCTTCCGGCCTGCGTTGACGGTCGTTCGCCGGTCCCGATATAA
- a CDS encoding sulfurtransferase TusA family protein, whose protein sequence is MSGETVDIRGEPCGMPVLRVERFLKERSGGNPFAVLGDHEDTMEQLRFLAARHGWTCEIVRDGPGVWRAEFRPAPEGRR, encoded by the coding sequence GTGAGCGGCGAAACGGTGGACATCCGGGGGGAACCCTGCGGGATGCCGGTCCTGCGGGTGGAGCGCTTCCTCAAGGAGCGGTCCGGGGGGAACCCCTTCGCGGTGCTCGGCGATCACGAAGACACCATGGAGCAGCTTCGCTTCCTGGCGGCGCGGCACGGCTGGACGTGCGAGATCGTCCGCGACGGTCCGGGCGTGTGGCGCGCGGAGTTTCGCCCGGCGCCGGAAGGGCGTCGTTGA
- a CDS encoding YeeE/YedE family protein — protein sequence MIRWVAAAGAAAAILGGAYGLYGAGTTRERERSFTVLAGAAFGFVLQRSRFCMASAFRDLFLAADRRRAMGLLAALAAGTAGYAVVFGAWVPDPSGGYVPRQTHVAPAGWHLLVGGAAFGIGMVLAGGCISGQLYRLGEGSLAAPVALAGTLAGFVAGLASWNFFYLRSAAAAPVVWLPQKLGYAGALTLQLAALAGIAAALLWKFPAPPPRTSETPTLAGVLRKIFRDGWPPVVGGAVIGILGAVVYLRTVPLGVTSQLGTVARWAGGKFGIVPDRLLGLEEMAGCRAVVGETLLTDNGLFVLALVGGSLVGALLAGEFRIRRPRPRTCLLALAGGALTGFGAMISLGCTVGTLLSGTMAMSLSGWVFAAGLLGGTWAGAAVLRRLA from the coding sequence ATGATCCGGTGGGTGGCCGCGGCGGGCGCCGCGGCGGCGATCCTGGGCGGCGCCTACGGGCTTTACGGCGCCGGCACGACGCGCGAGCGGGAGCGCTCGTTCACGGTCCTGGCGGGCGCGGCCTTCGGGTTCGTGCTTCAACGGTCGCGCTTCTGCATGGCCTCCGCCTTCCGGGATCTGTTCCTGGCCGCGGACCGGCGCCGCGCGATGGGCCTCCTGGCCGCCCTGGCCGCGGGAACCGCCGGATATGCCGTGGTCTTCGGCGCGTGGGTTCCGGATCCTTCGGGCGGCTATGTTCCCCGGCAGACCCACGTGGCCCCGGCGGGATGGCACCTGCTCGTCGGCGGCGCGGCCTTCGGGATCGGCATGGTCCTGGCCGGAGGCTGCATCAGCGGACAGCTGTACCGCCTGGGGGAGGGATCGCTCGCGGCTCCCGTGGCGCTGGCCGGAACGCTGGCGGGATTCGTGGCGGGATTGGCGTCGTGGAACTTCTTCTACCTGCGATCGGCCGCCGCCGCGCCGGTCGTGTGGCTGCCCCAGAAACTCGGCTACGCGGGCGCGCTGACCCTTCAGCTCGCCGCGCTGGCCGGAATCGCGGCCGCGCTCCTCTGGAAGTTCCCCGCCCCTCCGCCCCGGACGTCCGAAACGCCGACTCTGGCGGGCGTTCTCCGAAAAATCTTTCGCGACGGCTGGCCGCCCGTCGTCGGAGGCGCGGTGATCGGCATCCTCGGCGCCGTCGTTTACCTCCGAACGGTTCCGCTGGGAGTCACCTCCCAGCTGGGGACCGTGGCCCGCTGGGCCGGAGGGAAATTCGGAATCGTCCCCGACCGGCTCCTCGGCCTGGAGGAGATGGCCGGCTGCCGCGCCGTCGTGGGAGAGACGCTCCTGACCGACAACGGACTTTTCGTCCTGGCGCTCGTGGGGGGATCCCTCGTCGGGGCGCTTCTGGCGGGCGAGTTCCGGATCCGTCGGCCCCGGCCGAGAACGTGCCTGCTGGCCCTTGCGGGAGGAGCGCTGACCGGATTCGGCGCGATGATCTCGCTCGGCTGCACGGTCGGGACGCTTCTTTCGGGAACGATGGCGATGTCGCTTTCGGGATGGGTGTTCGCGGCGGGGCTCCTGGGTGGAACGTGGGCGGGCGCGGCCGTGTTGCGGAGGCTGGCGTGA
- a CDS encoding sulfurtransferase yields the protein MRLTLALLAAAAPAAAAQDALVTTEWVYKNLRDDKVRVLEVSVDPGVYERGHIPGAWGLKWHSELCDPVGRDIVSPERFEELCRKAGIHEDTTVVLYGDNNNWFACWGYWIFTMYGHPKVKLMNGGRKKWELEKRPLDTTVPSFAPGTFKPRAANLALRARLSDVLKAVRNEEPAVLVDVRSPDEHVGKVFAPPGIQELAIRAGCIPGSRNVPWSKAVQEDGTFKSVEELRRLYAEAGVDGSKPVITYCRIGERSSHTWFVLKFLLGYDARNYDGSWTEYGNAVGVPIENKAGTVWTGK from the coding sequence ATGCGCCTGACCCTCGCGCTTCTTGCGGCCGCCGCCCCGGCGGCCGCCGCGCAGGACGCGCTCGTCACCACCGAATGGGTGTACAAGAACCTGCGCGACGACAAGGTCCGCGTCCTCGAGGTCAGCGTGGACCCGGGCGTCTACGAGCGCGGCCACATCCCGGGCGCCTGGGGCCTCAAGTGGCATAGCGAGCTCTGCGACCCCGTCGGCCGCGACATCGTCTCTCCCGAGCGCTTCGAGGAACTCTGCCGCAAGGCCGGCATTCACGAGGACACGACGGTCGTCCTCTACGGAGACAACAACAACTGGTTCGCCTGCTGGGGATACTGGATCTTCACGATGTACGGGCATCCCAAGGTCAAGCTCATGAACGGCGGTCGCAAGAAATGGGAGCTCGAGAAGCGCCCCCTCGACACAACGGTCCCCTCCTTTGCTCCCGGAACCTTCAAGCCGCGCGCCGCGAACCTCGCGCTGCGCGCCCGGCTCTCCGACGTCCTCAAGGCCGTCCGGAACGAAGAGCCCGCGGTGCTCGTGGACGTGCGCTCTCCGGACGAGCATGTGGGCAAAGTCTTCGCCCCCCCGGGAATTCAGGAGCTGGCCATCCGCGCGGGGTGCATTCCCGGCTCGCGCAACGTCCCCTGGTCCAAGGCGGTCCAGGAGGACGGGACGTTCAAGAGCGTGGAGGAGCTGCGCCGGCTTTACGCGGAGGCGGGCGTGGACGGCTCGAAGCCCGTCATCACGTACTGCCGCATCGGCGAGCGCTCCAGCCACACCTGGTTCGTTCTGAAGTTCCTCCTGGGCTACGACGCCCGCAATTACGACGGCTCCTGGACGGAGTACGGAAACGCCGTCGGCGTGCCCATCGAGAACAAAGCCGGGACGGTCTGGACCGGAAAGTAA
- a CDS encoding FecR domain-containing protein yields the protein MGWLLTALAAATLQVEGTPAAKLGTAIGPVETRPTAEAAYAPLAPGQTIPPGSWIRTPARSKAVFECPDGTELRVDENTELQLSVRRIELAKGRFQIRVPDGPAFSIKTRFSPMEMTSGLVEISFRERAPDEPPEKTPGRTVTQITCLDGVISVVSRRYTQKLTPGYVCYLFDGQLNTPDPCEEPALASAWLHELLLARDPRHPEMRERFQTLLRLLGGTRFARAEEVVRATGSNAAPYLAEHLKAPPGPLDTDRRRRAATLLAELASAGAAADLVEILKDGDPEVRVRIAAGLERLAGANLGFDAAYWRGSDTEKGRRAWQDWVRNRK from the coding sequence ATGGGATGGCTTCTGACCGCCCTGGCGGCCGCGACGCTCCAGGTCGAGGGAACCCCCGCCGCCAAACTCGGAACCGCGATCGGTCCCGTTGAAACGCGCCCCACGGCGGAGGCTGCCTACGCTCCTTTAGCCCCCGGCCAGACGATTCCTCCCGGCTCCTGGATCCGCACGCCCGCCCGCTCCAAGGCCGTCTTCGAATGCCCCGACGGGACCGAGCTGCGCGTGGACGAGAACACGGAACTCCAGCTTTCCGTCCGAAGGATCGAACTCGCCAAGGGCCGCTTCCAGATCCGAGTGCCCGACGGACCGGCGTTTTCGATCAAGACGCGGTTTTCCCCCATGGAAATGACTTCCGGCCTGGTCGAAATCTCCTTCCGGGAGCGAGCTCCCGACGAGCCTCCCGAAAAAACGCCCGGCCGGACCGTCACTCAGATCACCTGCCTGGACGGCGTCATCAGCGTCGTCTCCCGGCGCTACACCCAGAAGCTCACGCCGGGATACGTCTGCTACCTCTTCGACGGCCAGCTCAACACCCCGGACCCGTGCGAAGAGCCGGCCCTGGCCTCGGCCTGGCTCCATGAGCTCCTCCTGGCACGCGACCCGCGCCACCCCGAGATGCGCGAGCGGTTTCAGACGCTCCTGCGCCTGCTCGGCGGCACGCGCTTCGCCCGGGCGGAAGAAGTCGTGCGGGCGACCGGATCGAACGCCGCCCCCTACCTCGCCGAGCATCTCAAGGCCCCGCCGGGGCCCCTGGACACCGATCGCCGCCGGCGCGCGGCGACGCTTCTGGCGGAACTGGCCTCCGCGGGAGCCGCGGCGGATCTCGTCGAGATCCTCAAGGACGGCGACCCGGAGGTGCGCGTCCGGATCGCCGCCGGCCTGGAGCGCCTGGCCGGCGCGAACCTGGGATTCGACGCCGCGTACTGGCGGGGTTCGGATACGGAGAAGGGACGCCGGGCGTGGCAGGATTGGGTCCGGAACCGAAAATAA
- a CDS encoding NAD-dependent epimerase/dehydratase family protein — protein MPTALVTGATGFVGSHLVDRLLDRGWRVTAVLRPGSRPRWLDGRPFERLTVDFRGPFELPPADVVFHVAGVIRADSYAAYLEGNRDLARRVFEASRAGRFVHVSSLAAAGPGENLDEERPCAPISHYGRSKWEGEREVWSRRERMPVTIVRPCAVYGPRDMAFLELFRTVARGVRPEVGGPKRISLVHVADLVEGLIRAAEAPEAANEIFYLAHPEPLAVSGFLDLVEEGLGRRGLRVAVPDRVVRFLGAVVEDGARWAGLRPVFGRDKALEMTQPAWTCNPGKADRLLGWRARIDPAQGLRTTLAWYREHGLL, from the coding sequence ATGCCGACGGCGCTGGTGACGGGAGCCACGGGGTTCGTGGGATCGCACCTCGTGGACCGGCTGCTGGACCGCGGCTGGCGCGTGACGGCGGTTCTGCGTCCCGGGAGCCGGCCGCGCTGGCTGGACGGCCGGCCTTTCGAACGCCTGACGGTGGATTTCCGCGGCCCCTTCGAGCTTCCGCCCGCGGATGTTGTCTTCCACGTGGCCGGCGTCATCCGGGCGGACTCTTACGCCGCGTATCTCGAGGGAAACCGGGACCTGGCGCGCCGGGTCTTCGAGGCGTCTCGGGCGGGCCGTTTCGTGCACGTCAGCTCCCTGGCGGCGGCCGGCCCCGGGGAGAATCTCGACGAGGAAAGGCCGTGCGCTCCCATTTCCCACTACGGGCGGTCCAAATGGGAAGGGGAGCGGGAGGTCTGGAGCCGCCGCGAGCGGATGCCGGTCACGATCGTGAGGCCGTGCGCGGTGTACGGTCCGCGGGACATGGCGTTTCTGGAGCTTTTCCGGACGGTCGCGCGCGGGGTGCGCCCCGAGGTGGGCGGGCCCAAGCGGATCAGCCTCGTGCACGTGGCGGATCTTGTCGAAGGTCTGATTCGCGCCGCGGAGGCTCCGGAGGCGGCCAACGAGATTTTCTACCTGGCGCACCCGGAGCCGCTGGCGGTCTCCGGGTTTCTGGATCTCGTCGAGGAGGGGCTGGGCCGTCGCGGACTGCGCGTGGCGGTTCCCGACCGCGTAGTGCGCTTCCTCGGCGCGGTCGTGGAAGACGGGGCGCGATGGGCGGGACTGCGGCCCGTTTTCGGACGGGACAAGGCCCTCGAGATGACGCAGCCGGCCTGGACGTGCAATCCCGGGAAGGCCGACCGCCTGCTCGGCTGGCGCGCGCGGATCGATCCGGCGCAAGGGTTGCGGACGACGCTCGCCTGGTACCGCGAGCACGGGCTTCTGTGA
- a CDS encoding Rieske 2Fe-2S domain-containing protein: MEEGFVRVAALADVPPGGMLAVRVEGEEVVLYNVKGMLFATRDSCTHQHYPLSRGALRGKYVRCGLHGWEYDVTTGAYQGDPRIRVRCFPVKVEEGQIYVGTRPLPPPPPPAPAPSRDEA, encoded by the coding sequence ATGGAGGAGGGCTTCGTCCGCGTGGCGGCGCTGGCGGACGTCCCGCCGGGCGGCATGCTGGCCGTCCGCGTGGAAGGCGAAGAGGTGGTCCTCTACAACGTGAAAGGCATGCTCTTCGCCACGCGCGACTCGTGCACGCACCAGCATTATCCCCTTTCGCGCGGCGCGCTCCGAGGAAAGTACGTGCGGTGCGGGTTGCACGGCTGGGAGTACGACGTGACGACCGGGGCGTATCAGGGAGATCCGAGGATCCGGGTGCGCTGCTTCCCGGTCAAGGTCGAAGAAGGGCAAATCTACGTGGGGACGCGTCCCCTCCCGCCGCCTCCGCCGCCGGCTCCGGCCCCGTCGCGGGACGAAGCCTGA
- a CDS encoding ATP-dependent Clp protease adaptor ClpS, whose translation MPTEILPDLGASQETRLQPPYHVILLDDSDHTYEYVIEMLGRLFGYGRETAYRMAREVDTTGRCAVFTGSLEQAEFKRDQIHAYGPDWRVPRCAGSMSAVLEPAET comes from the coding sequence ATGCCCACGGAGATTCTCCCGGACCTCGGGGCGTCGCAGGAGACGCGGCTCCAGCCGCCGTATCACGTGATTCTCCTGGACGACTCGGACCACACGTACGAGTACGTCATCGAGATGCTGGGGCGCCTCTTCGGATACGGGCGCGAGACGGCCTACCGCATGGCCCGCGAGGTGGACACGACCGGACGCTGCGCCGTCTTCACCGGTTCCCTGGAACAGGCGGAGTTCAAGCGCGACCAGATCCACGCCTACGGACCCGACTGGCGGGTGCCCCGATGCGCGGGCTCGATGTCGGCGGTCCTCGAACCCGCGGAGACGTAA
- a CDS encoding cupin domain-containing protein produces the protein MKRFVLPVLLVGAGFGAAGLVLPASSPAPAGPIPTSLWTLERTEAKSFDWGEARLIHTAAETHGVKDCLVGHVTLKPGQTNHPPHRHAEEEFLVLVEGEGTWHINGKDHPARKGDVVYTAPWDPHGITNTGSKPLTFFVVKWGYKGVPSPPPPAEAK, from the coding sequence ATGAAGCGTTTCGTCCTCCCGGTCCTTCTCGTGGGCGCCGGTTTCGGCGCGGCGGGTCTGGTCCTTCCGGCGTCCTCTCCCGCTCCCGCGGGACCGATTCCGACGAGCCTCTGGACGCTCGAGCGGACCGAAGCCAAGTCCTTCGACTGGGGCGAGGCGCGCCTCATCCACACCGCCGCGGAGACGCACGGCGTGAAGGACTGCCTGGTGGGCCACGTGACGCTCAAGCCCGGACAGACGAACCATCCGCCCCACCGGCACGCGGAAGAGGAGTTTCTGGTGCTCGTGGAAGGCGAGGGGACCTGGCACATCAACGGCAAGGACCATCCGGCGCGGAAAGGCGACGTCGTCTACACCGCGCCCTGGGATCCGCACGGAATCACGAACACCGGGTCCAAGCCGCTTACCTTCTTCGTCGTCAAGTGGGGCTACAAGGGCGTGCCTTCCCCGCCGCCGCCGGCCGAAGCCAAGTAG
- a CDS encoding isochorismatase family protein, producing the protein MPNYARAALALLAGCASAPAGEPGMFRFEARRGAERMPREWKASETAVIVCDMWDNHWCRSAARRTAELAPRVDAFVRAARARGALIVHAPSDVVAFYEGTPPRRRAREAPEARPPVPIQARRYDPSREGPFPVDDSDNGCDDDPPCPVVTKPPPWTRQIAAIDIAPEDAVTDRGQEVYNLFAQRGVRHVFMTGVHTNMCVLGRSFAIRQLVLLGFDVVLVRDLTDSLYNPRRRPFVSHDRGTELIVEHIEKYWCPSTTAAAVLR; encoded by the coding sequence ATGCCGAATTACGCCCGCGCCGCGCTGGCGCTGCTGGCCGGTTGCGCTTCCGCTCCGGCCGGAGAGCCCGGAATGTTCCGCTTCGAAGCCCGCCGCGGCGCCGAGCGGATGCCGCGGGAATGGAAGGCGTCCGAAACGGCGGTCATCGTCTGCGACATGTGGGACAACCACTGGTGCCGCAGCGCCGCCCGGAGAACAGCGGAGCTGGCCCCCCGCGTGGACGCCTTCGTGAGGGCCGCCCGGGCCCGCGGCGCGCTGATCGTCCACGCCCCGAGCGACGTCGTGGCGTTTTACGAAGGAACGCCCCCGCGGCGGCGCGCCCGGGAAGCGCCCGAGGCCAGGCCGCCGGTCCCCATCCAGGCCCGCCGCTACGACCCGTCCCGGGAAGGCCCCTTCCCGGTGGACGACTCGGACAACGGTTGCGACGACGATCCTCCCTGCCCCGTGGTCACGAAGCCCCCTCCCTGGACCCGCCAGATCGCCGCGATCGACATCGCCCCCGAGGATGCCGTCACCGACCGCGGCCAGGAGGTCTACAACCTCTTCGCGCAACGGGGCGTCCGCCATGTCTTCATGACGGGCGTCCACACGAACATGTGCGTCCTGGGGCGCTCGTTCGCGATTCGGCAGCTCGTGCTGCTGGGATTCGACGTCGTGCTCGTGCGGGACCTTACCGACAGCCTCTACAACCCCCGCCGGCGGCCGTTCGTCAGCCACGACCGCGGCACCGAGCTCATCGTGGAGCACATCGAAAAGTACTGGTGTCCCTCGACCACGGCCGCGGCGGTCCTGCGCTGA